aagcgatttagcgagaaacgaacttttatacaggctattacagatgggtacaaacaaaagtcagtatacggccacaactatccgcgccggcctagccgaccgcctgcacagaggcgacgGACGCCGCGTCCCaccagtcaaactggcgcgccttgcaccagctctcaacggtcactccctccgcactcggccagaccgagcgcctccaGCTAGGAGCCGCTAGAGTCGAAAGCACAccggcgcggctcccttcgcgggtacacccctaagatgcccgcgcccctttccacaagtaaaaataaactgctaactgcggctcatcagttgaCGAACAGGAAAGCTCaaaactgatgtcagcgttttccttACCCCCGAggcctccctaggtggtctcgcaatccttcgccaaggggacaggggtccaaggtcgaggccggcagatagccccgcagtccggagcggcgaaggaaaccgcaaggacgaatggggaaactaaccaaaaaggcatgcgtacccttctaacggcgtgcaccaaagcaaaaccaaataaaacaaaatcggacgcgcagcctaggtcactgccctctcgcggaatattcgcaacacatgtacaaaaagatgcgacagcgcgccgaaccctacacgtTCCCCCCAAGgctcggctaatctattcagagataagccgaggcaacaaacaacaaaaagggttcggcaagtggcggttgagtacctctgcacgagcaagcaaccggagcctgcgagcccgcatgctgcgacccttcgtcacacactcacacccatcccgaggacaatgctaatgacaatgctaatgacagtgccaatgacaaatactctcaatcctgtaactaagacagcacatcattctcggggcactcaagcatctgtaatatgcaaacaaagacagttccgagccagtttatatcacactgtccgtaatcactgaagcacacaaggtaaatcagcataactgccgcacaggaacattcggtcatgtccatgtctgtaGTGCCCGAACACTGAGTCCTGCCAACTCTGGATCCCCCACACCCACCTACTGCATCCGCGCTTACTCGAGCCCTTTGTTTCATCTCAAGGCGTGCTACCAAGGCTAACCGCgttgcatacctgcgcacgggtccttgttgggacatggcgaggcctgttaagggtggagtgggcatggccaacgcagcctacgattcagcggcgtcctcccgggtcgaacactcgcacccgccgtctacgaccgaatatcggtgcggCACAGGCGGTCAGCGCAGTGACATTCCGTTTGCGCTGCTGTCGGATCCAACTTGCGACCCTCGTTGGCGGTCGGCGCACTCAGGCCACGCGCCTTCACTATGGACAGAGCCATGTTTTCTGAGGCCttcatgctttgcgtgctcaacagctgtagcgtctttacgctggacgccagtccctcgggctgcataggcaaaaggcacgccaagatcgtgccgtgatttgaagtgcgtcgcaaacttttgacgtgtttccgtgctcggttcacggtaaaggacgcagacactgtccacaccagctgatctgccgtatggcaatctctccactttagcattgcttgtacccgtgtccgctgtctcaaaatcagctctagtcagctgcgacacctgcgcctcaagcgacgccgctacCGCTGAGCTCGATGTTTCATCCGCGTCATTGGTGAAACACCCCCGACGCACCCGCTTCCATGTCGATGCGCAAAGAAAGTTCACACTGGACGCCTGCGCCTGGCGAGCCGCCCTTTTCCTCATGCTCATGAGGTTCAGCGCCAAAGTCCGTCATGCCCTCACGTGCGTCGCCCACCGGATGGGTTTTATCGGCCATCCCCTCCACGGGgctcatctccaagccagcagGTAGGGACCGCTGTTCTCTTTCAACCTGGATTGCTGACTGAGCAGCATCCGTCAACTCAACGCCAgcaatctctacattgtttgccgggacatgcgcttcgctcgaagcgctttcgatccctaccggcttcaagctgcagcaactaaccacatcctctgttacactgctcagcgattcgttgccgtctcctctacccggaggggggtgatcggctctgagctcgctctagcggtaccacctccagctgcgcacttcgctctttctggagagattctttcatctccttgtactccTGTTTAGCTATCGCTAGTTTGCGCTCGAGAtattccaggctgacatcgtccagcttATTTTCGAGGTAACTACCTCGCCCGGACCATAAGGCGAACCTGGCATAATGCCCgctcgaacacctgaatgcggcagcgatctctacattgtttgccaGGACTTGCGCTTTGCTCGAAGCGCTCTCAATCCCTACtagcttcaagctgcagcaaccaaCCCCATcctctgttacactgctcagcgattcgttgccgtctcctctacccggagggggtgatcggctctgtgctcgctctagcggtaccacctcctgctgcgcacttcgctctttctggagagattctttcatctccttgtactcttgtttggctatcgctagttcgcgctcgaggggttccaggctgacatcgtccctggaccataaggcgcgcctggcgtattgcccactcgaacacctgaatgcggccatcacacccgttgctccctaaccctgcggctcgagcgctacggaggcaagcaaatgggaagggggactcactctgctgtcgcgtcgctgcccatggctcctgcgacctctccgaacctctcagtcagatgccgcctcgtcctttcccacggctgaagcactctcttcctcggaggcctcttgttgcctcctcgttgctccgcagaaagccgtgtccgcttgaatcttccaactgccgccgttgctcagggatgccagtctgtgtctgttgaaggccttgtcttcggcgtttcacgcccgatgcggttcgcaccttcgtaccccgtagcctgtcgtcctttcggtatctcgccttggatgccgaatttcgtcgttctctccgtggatgtcttcgtccgttcctcggggccgctgcagggcaccagtactgtcgactgcgccagtaaaggtttTGCTCgaggtgttggtccggtgatttccagaaactggatgcaccgcttgaaggcttctcgatgatacgacttgcaggcgaagcgatttagcgagaaacgaacttttatacaggctattacagatgggtacaaacaaaagtcagtatacggccacaactatccgcggccggcctagccgaccgcctgcacagaggcgagggacaccgcgtcccaacagtcaaactggcgcgcctcgcaccagctttcaacggtcactccctccgcactcggccagaccgagcgcctgccagctaggagccgCTAGAGaccaaaagcacacgggcgcggctcccttcgcgggtacaccccgaagatgcccgcgcccctttccacaagcaaaaataaactgactgctaactgcggctcatcagttgacgaataggaaagctcaaaacggatgtcagcgttttcccttacccccgaggcctccctaggtggtctcgcaatccttcgccaaggggacaggggtccaaggtcgaggccgtgagatagccccgccgtccggagcggcgaaggaaaccgtaaggacgaatggggagactaaccaaaaaggcatgagtccccttctaaccgcgtgcaccaaagcaaagcaaagtaaaacaaaaccggacgcgcagcctaggtcactgccctctcgcggaatattcgcaacacatgtacaaaaagatgcgacagcgcgccgaaccctacaagaGCCATAACTAATGCATGCACCCACGCATGCTGTGAAAGACTAAGCTACAATCTCCACAGTGCAGCTCCAGATGCAGTAATCCTCACTCAATTTACCCTCGTAATACCAATCATATGGCAGGCACAAATCAGGCGAGATCCTTGCAAAATACCTAGGAAAAAATCATTGAATACTTTTAGATACCCACTTCCTACTGTATTTCCCATAAATAATTCCGCACATATTCTGTAGTGAATTATGCAAACTGGCAAAGTACAAAACTTTAACCTAGAACAAAGGTTTAAAGGATCGTGCTTCCTTTCCTGATGAAACGTGGTACCTTCAAAATTAATATGTCACAGTACCTTATTATTCATCGCGATGTCCACCGGGACATCGCGTTAGATTGTGTAGCGCTCATTCTAAGTATACAGCCAAaggagtttgcttctaagctgtttagtatggctccctagcacatctagcagtGTAAGGCTTGGGAGGATTGGAGACGCAAAACCATTCCTCTTTTCGAGAGGTTtctgtcgctgaggatgcataactaAGCATGCtgtaggcctcacaagcaaaccccttcaACTGTATACTTTTGACTGAGCGGAGGGGCtgagtacagtctttgtcaaggTGATGTGTACATGCTCAAATCATTTTGAAATGCCTAAAATCATTTTTAATTAAACATATAGTAAACGTAAACATTACTGAAAACAATGCTTCAACTTATGTGCCTTGTATTTTTGCTGTGTTTTTAATGTGCTAGAACAATGGCTTCTACTCAGCTTAAAagcagttttttgtttttctgtatgGTAGCTGGTCTAGCCCATGGCAGACTGGTGAAGAAGAATGAGAAGACGCCAACAGATTGCAGAAGAAGACAAGAATGACCCTCGGAACCAACTGTCAGAGGCGGAACGCCACGCTTGGCAGAATGAACAGCAACTGCAATGTCAGTGTTTCTGCATTTTCATACAGAAGGCGTAACTGCACTTAGTACAAAAATTTCGAGCttcgtttacttatgtccgcacctgtacatgttGAATTGTTTTCCTTGTTGAAAttttgagaaataaaattaaaaatgaatGTGACCAGTTGTGCATTAAAGCTTTGCTTGATTAAATCTGTGGCAGCTATTTTATGTGCACTCCTAGATTTTTCTGATTGCATTATGTCTACATGGAAGAGTATTTATACAGGCAAGAGCCACTTCCAAATGTTTCAGGTGCAAGACTCAGGTGTGACCTGTGCCCCACTGTCTAGGTGCACGTTCCAAATATACAGCATACAGCTTTCCTACAGTCAAAAGCGCTCCCTGCAAGGGATAATATATGCAGGTTTGCTTGACGCTACTGTCTGAACATAATGGTTACAAGCCGCTTTAGGGCACCACTCAGAGCCCTCTCTTACCTGTTGTAACATTCCTTCTGCACGGCCGCTTTCGTTGGGGCTGTTGCTCCTCTACCTGTGCACTAGGCACGATACCGCTTTCAATGTGGACTGCGGCAATATTTTCTGCAGTGGCATCCTGCTCGCTTTGCTGTGACTGCGGGCTGTCTGGGGAACATGGCTGCCGGCACTCGGGCTCGCACAAGGTCACCAGCAGCTGTCGGGCTGCTGACTCATTGTCTGCAAGAAAAAAGCAATGCAGAAAGTAATGATGCGTGAGTCAATGAAATAACAAAACTGCAAACATAATAAACTGGGACAGTCAAGGAACCAAAAGCTTTCACAACTTTGGGTAAATGCACAGATTTGATGTACGTTTTATGCGTCTACGCCATCAAGCAGACCATTTAACCCAAACCAATATTTGTCGCATTTTATATGCCCTTACTAATCATTGCAGTCATTCAAACACCGATGCCAGACATCTCAACAAGGAGAACGAAGTGCAAACGAGGGTTACCGCAGAAATACTCGTGAACAAGACCacaagaaggacgttctggcgggccggttggttcatgatgaacagaaagggtataaactgcgcgaacaagacgggacgagaggcacacaaatcgacagacaaagcgcagacttccaactgattttatatgtgaaaaacacatcgttaataaggccagagaacttaagaaaaaataagaaaaacactatcaccataaggttcaacgatagaaacatcagcagaaatttacaggttaataagatccgatgtgaacacgaacgtgcccttctaaaaactctgGCTCTGGTGCCGATAGCGACAGCGAGGGCTagctaacgcagtcgtcaccccttttggctaccaggaaagcttcgataacctccctttcagttctgctgcgtgcataggagaggaaagcagtttcgtctaggaagggaacgcagttgcggctgtcacagattttgcagtgtaatggcagattgctgcctgtgccggtgtgcatcGGTCGTCTATGTTCAagggctcgctcattgaagcaccggccagtttggccgatgtaaacccgcccgcaagatagaggtatctggtagataaccccggaggcacacctggtgaacttggtctgatgattCTTCTTGCATGACCTGCGTTCCGATCTTGTTTCCTTTTTCTCTTCCGAGAGCATGGGACAAACTTATTTCGACTTACAAGGCGCTGAAAACACTACATTTATTCCATATTTgcctgccaccttcttgatgctgtgggaAACACTTACCGCTCATTACCGCTCACATTACCGCTCACAACACTTACCGCTCGTTTGGCTGTCCTCATCCTGGCTCGCCTGCACATTAGATGTTCCCGCCAAAGCAGCGTCCCTTCGTTGTTGGGCCATACGCATTTCTGCAGCGGCCGATGTCTTTGCTGGCAGCGTTTGCCGCTTCGCTGGCGCCGATCCATTCCTCTTTCTAGGAACAGTTATGAGTATATGCGCAAACTCCCGCGCTATGTCGGAAGCCTCCTGCAGCAACTGCTCTAGCTCATTATAATCCTCTTCTGTACCGGATCTGAGAATGAAATACGAGAAGCTCAGGCTTGGTTATGTAAGTGATCACGAATGCCAATTAGTGGTAGTAAAAGCAGCAAGAGGAAAGATAACGAACCTGTCGAGTACAAACAACAGGGCCGCTATAAATGCTGCATGCGAATAGAAGGCAATAAAGAGGGAAAACAGATTCAAGGAAGGGCGGAAATACACGAGCGTCGCAGCCACCTCGTGAACCGAAGTGACAGGGACGGCTGCGGAAACGCTGGACAACACAGTACAGGATTCCCCCACACAACACAAAGCTAAAAGCGCAAACACACCGAgataaaaagcacacaatcactTACTTTCGCAGATTATCTCGGTCCTGTTGCCGGAAATAACCGATCAACAGGTCCACCCTGTCACGCACGGCACGAAGAGTGAGCTTGCGCTGGATGGCAGCcgcaacatttttcaaaacaTGGCGCCACCTGAGCGCGTCTTCAAAGGGATTCACCGACACCACCTCGCGCAAGAGACACAGATCCTCGCTGCTACGAAACCTCCTTCGAGGCGTTTCGAATCGAAGCGGGGTCTGTGCATTCTGCGGAGGTAGCGGAGGCGGCAGAAGAAGCGCTGACGGCAGCCATGTTGAATGTGTTCGTTTGGTTCGGCTAGCGCGAGCCCAGAAGGCTTTGCGCGAGGCCCGCTCTCCACGCCGCTCCGGGCTCCGCTTAGCTCGAGCGGGAGCGGGGGCGAGTAACCGTTCCGCTCGCGCGCTCCCGCCTGAGCGTTTTGCGCACAcgcagtagcgctcccgctaGCTCACTGAGCGGAGCGGGCGCACAAACCCGCtcagctaaaactctctaatgccGTTAAGGGCGGGAGTGAAATTAAAAGGCAATGCGACAAAGGCGCAAAAGGATAATAGCAGGCACTTGGTGCGCGCGAAAAGAAGGGAGGAACGAGTTTAACGGGCCTAGTGGCGCGCCAAATAGGGCGCGGTGAAAACACCACATTTTTCCTGCCTTGAAGGCAGGAAAAATGAGAATTACGGAATGGGCGTTAGGCGGGCAACAGCGCTCGAGCGGCAGCGCAGCGCGGTGCGAGGACCGGGAGGGCAAGTGCAGCGAGGCGCCCGATGGTgcgaagcggtggcggcagaagtgGACGAGTCCGGAGGTAAATAAGGACAGTTCATGAACGCGACATCGCAGACTGCCGGCCTTAGCGAAACACGCGTCCACGTACTCCGTGTGCGCCAACGCCTGCGGCCAACCCCTGGGCACACGCGCAATAACAAGAACCCCCGGAAAAACGCGCAGAAAAGCGGACCGCCCGCGCGAAATAGCCGCAGAGGGGTGAAGTGGGAATTTTGAAATGAGGTGACAAGATGAGGTGCGAGAAAAAAGGCGTCGGTGAGGCAAGGAGAAGGAATTAGGAAGGCCCGAAGGAGAGAATTGCCATTGAGGCAGGAAGGGGAGGCAGGTACTCGAGGTACGTGCGAAAAAGTCATCATTCGTCCAGAGTCCACACGGAGATGTGCGAGCAGCAGACACACGCGAACACACGCgactaatgttttgctgtaagacgcagtgaataaaaacgagtgatgttttattttgctaagaaactgtatttcgaACTCAACAGCACCAAGCTAAAcaagcagtgttttcagtttttcaatgaaatttgctgttcagtcacttttgttgccgcgaaggtgtgctgtcagcggtaaagcctgaacatgttagtctaaaaataaacagaaacgcaatgaagaaagcaagtaatgttttatttttggtAATAAACTTTGTTGTAAGGTTAATGAGACGAATAAAAATTAGAAGCGTTCTcattttttcaaataaatttgctgTAATGTAACTTCTTCCGCCATGAGGGCGCGCCGTCAGTGGTATCGCGTGAATATGGCAGCCAGCAAGAAACCAGCTGATTCCACGGCTTgttcccgaataatttcgaccacctggggatctttaacgtgcactgacatcgcacagcacacgggcgccttagcgtttttcctacataaaaacgcagccgccgcggtcgggatcgaacccgggaacccccgggttcgatcccgaccgcggcggctgcgtttttatctcccgggttcgatcccgaccgcggcggctgcgtttttatggaggaaaaacgctaaggcgcccgtgtgctgtgcgatgtcagtgcacgttaaagatccccaggtggtcgaaattattccggagccctccactacggaacctattatcctttcttctttcactccctcctttatcccttcccttacggcgcggttcaggtgtccaacgatatatgagacagatactgcgccatttcctttccccaaaaaccaattattattattattattattattattattattattattattattattattattattattattattattattattattattattattattattgttgttgtctgtcgctccgggaaaccagattagagtcgcccctgtcttcccacattcttggtgagcactgcctgtccgccatgacaggggCCACTTGCACAAAACTTTTAGTCCAGGCTTAATCTAGTCTTCATGCTAAATCGTAACTCATTGGAGGCTTAATCTTCCCTAGCCGTAAGTCGCTTGCACGAAAGAAAGTAGACTGGAAGTAGACTAGAATGAAGTTTGGAAAAGGGCTGGAACTCAAGCTGCAGTCGAGCAGTCTAGACTCAATCTTCTCCAGCCATATCCAACATGTCTGTCTTGCGTTTGGTCCGCCTCGAGATGCTCGCCGAGCGCCTGTTGCGTCGTGAACGTGTGTTCTGGGACCGGACCaacattttcgaaattttcgacGAGGGCGAGCTTCGCAGGAGATTTCGGTTTGGCCGCGCTGGCATCGCGTACCTCGCCGAGCTGCTGCGCGACGACCTCGAGCATCCAACCTGCCGGAGCTACGCTTTGAGTGTTGAGCAGCAAGTGTCGGTCGCGCTAAAGTTCTTCTCCACCGGCGGCTTTCTGATCACGGCCGGAGATACGCTCAACGTGCACGAGTCGACTGCCAGCCGCACCGTTCGGCGAGTTGCTCTTGCCCTTGTCCACCACAGCGCCGCTTGGATACGGTAAGCCTCGCTTTAACCCTTCGCGATTTTTTTCTAGCTTTATTGCGGGCGTTTCGGCTCCCTGCAGCCTGCTTCTACGAGGCCGTGTGCAGCGGCTGCCTCTGCTTCCTAGCCAGGCAGGCGCCTCTATGCAGGCGCTTTCGCAAGGAAATTGCGGCACGGAAAAGTACGGAAGAAACGCTCGATAGCAGTTATCGCTTTTGGTTGCAAGAAAACAAGCAGCGCACAGTGTAAAGAAACGATGTAACATGACCACGTGCACAGAGCATTATTGCGCGCTGCATAAAATTGTTAACGTTGCGATCGCAAGACGGAGGTGCGAAAATCGCGTTTTGGGCAGCAACTGCGCAGTTTATCGTGTTCCCAGCGGTGGGTTACTTTTCGCCTGCGGTGCCGTgggatttgtgcgctagagctagAAGTTTTTTGTGTAGGAAGGCTCGGAAGTGCCCTCAAGTGTGACAGTGTGATACCGCATGACATCGATATGGAACAAAAGTTACTTGTGTTCTGTATTTTCCAGCTGGCCCCCGGCGAACGAACTGGCTGAGCTGCAGGGCAGCTTCTACGCTCTGGGCGGCTTCCCCTGCGTGGTGGGCGCAATAGACGGCACGCACGTGAGGATCCAGGCACCCGGGCTGAACGAGGAGGCGTACGTCAACAGGCATTTTTACCACTCCATCAACGTTCAGCTCGTAGTCGACGCTAACTGCCGGATCCTCGACGTCGTCGCCAAGTGGGCAGGTGGAACGCACGACGCGCGGGTGCTTGCCAACAGCACCCTTGCCGAACGCTTTGACAGGGGATTGTACACCGGCCTGCTGTTGGGAGACAGCGGGTACCCGTGCAAGCCATGGCTGATGACCCCATTCCGGACGCCAGACACTCCTGGGAAGAGGCGCTAAAATGCAGCGCACGGCACTACGAGGGCAGTGGT
The genomic region above belongs to Amblyomma americanum isolate KBUSLIRL-KWMA chromosome 9, ASM5285725v1, whole genome shotgun sequence and contains:
- the LOC144104978 gene encoding uncharacterized protein LOC144104978, yielding MRMAQQRRDAALAGTSNVQASQDEDSQTSDNESAARQLLVTLCEPECRQPCSPDSPQSQQSEQDATAENIAAVHIESGIVPSAQVEEQQPQRKRPCRRNVTTGVRSLQAMGLELLARREDYEFRLMQEELALGRQRLALEERKLALEEERHRLEVQRHAEQHDHVLARLDRLERLLEKKNT